In Collimonas arenae, a single genomic region encodes these proteins:
- a CDS encoding DUF2968 domain-containing protein, producing MKVTVCSAVRGLGLGLFIAGLSINAMAQSTVSPAPATVAPTPAASAKPAVSGNSTISELQQLMQSQGVSELRTTYNGNYGSSLLFKPDNRTYYVALFQQKNFWRVVKTTSDTQAEQIYKSFVAQTEKLAAIDIRRIQLEAEKQYTEQQIASQETRLSALQNDLVVQQQQEQNVSTQQEQARQQTQVLSSKQQAARNELRALQSRIRTLESQQTMMDNSSFSGDKTTSK from the coding sequence ATGAAAGTAACTGTATGCAGTGCGGTTCGCGGTTTAGGATTGGGATTGTTCATTGCTGGCTTGTCGATCAATGCAATGGCGCAGTCTACCGTCAGCCCGGCGCCGGCAACCGTTGCTCCGACTCCCGCCGCCAGCGCTAAGCCTGCCGTCAGCGGCAACAGCACCATCAGTGAATTACAGCAGCTCATGCAAAGCCAGGGCGTGAGCGAATTGCGCACCACCTACAACGGCAACTATGGTTCCAGCCTGTTGTTCAAGCCGGATAACCGTACCTATTATGTTGCGTTGTTCCAGCAAAAGAATTTCTGGCGCGTGGTAAAAACCACCTCCGATACGCAGGCCGAGCAGATCTACAAGAGCTTCGTCGCTCAGACCGAAAAACTGGCTGCGATCGATATCCGCCGCATCCAGTTGGAAGCTGAAAAGCAGTACACCGAACAGCAGATCGCCAGCCAGGAAACACGCCTGAGCGCTCTGCAGAACGATCTGGTCGTACAGCAGCAGCAAGAACAGAATGTCAGCACGCAGCAGGAACAAGCGCGCCAGCAAACGCAAGTCCTGAGCAGCAAGCAGCAAGCCGCGCGTAACGAATTGCGGGCTTTGCAAAGCCGTATCCGGACGCTGGAATCGCAGCAGACGATGATGGATAACAGCAGTTTTAGCGGTGATAAGACCACGAGCAAATAA
- a CDS encoding HAD family hydrolase, which produces MASSKTITWWTGVTLGVALYAASCMVRAEMVLEHWPAAAAEKLKSVISANANQGAYAVFDMDNTSYRYDLEESLLPFMEMKGLLTRDKLPPALKLIPFKDTPQFKESLYSYYQRLCEIDDQVCYPWVAQVFAGFTLRELKEQVDQLMTYGKPLPVRYYEAGELKTGEVQAPRLFRGMRELYQALMQNGIEVYVMSAASEDLARMLLADPKYGYNVKPQNVIGVSMLLKNRKTGELTTVRKLVTAGRYQPDALQDYELTPTLWAPLTWFEGKSAAINTYIDEWKRPILVAGDTPVSDGPMLFHKTDVEKGGVRVWVNRKDKYMQQLNAMQQQNAARQKALGLPVTADKNWIVVTPDAIQ; this is translated from the coding sequence ATGGCGAGCAGCAAGACAATAACCTGGTGGACCGGTGTCACGCTTGGCGTGGCGCTGTATGCGGCGTCCTGCATGGTCCGTGCGGAAATGGTGCTGGAACATTGGCCGGCAGCTGCCGCCGAAAAACTCAAGAGCGTGATTTCGGCCAACGCCAATCAGGGCGCGTATGCGGTGTTCGACATGGATAACACCAGCTATCGCTACGACCTGGAAGAATCGTTGCTGCCATTCATGGAAATGAAAGGCTTGCTGACGCGCGATAAACTGCCGCCTGCGCTCAAGCTGATTCCTTTCAAGGACACGCCGCAATTCAAGGAAAGCCTGTACAGCTACTACCAGCGGCTATGCGAAATCGACGACCAGGTTTGCTATCCCTGGGTGGCGCAGGTGTTCGCCGGCTTTACCTTGCGCGAGCTGAAAGAGCAGGTCGATCAATTGATGACCTATGGTAAGCCGCTACCGGTAAGGTACTACGAAGCCGGTGAGTTAAAAACCGGCGAAGTACAAGCGCCCAGGCTGTTCAGAGGCATGCGCGAGCTATACCAGGCGCTGATGCAAAACGGTATAGAGGTCTATGTGATGAGTGCCGCCAGCGAGGATCTGGCGCGCATGCTGCTGGCCGATCCGAAATACGGTTATAACGTCAAGCCGCAAAACGTCATCGGCGTCAGCATGCTACTCAAGAATCGCAAGACCGGTGAACTTACCACGGTGCGCAAGCTGGTAACCGCGGGCCGCTACCAGCCGGACGCGTTGCAGGATTACGAGCTGACCCCCACGCTGTGGGCGCCGCTGACCTGGTTCGAAGGCAAGTCGGCTGCCATCAACACCTATATCGATGAATGGAAGCGGCCCATCCTGGTGGCGGGCGATACGCCGGTCAGCGACGGTCCGATGCTGTTCCACAAGACCGATGTCGAGAAAGGCGGGGTGCGGGTCTGGGTCAATCGCAAGGATAAATACATGCAGCAGCTGAACGCCATGCAGCAGCAAAACGCAGCGCGCCAGAAAGCCCTTGGCCTGCCGGTGACAGCCGACAAGAATTGGATTGTGGTCACTCCCGACGCGATTCAATAA
- a CDS encoding porin: protein MKLRCIISGCVAALASQAADAQSTITLYGRIDTGVRYSSNQDIAGGKLLELTSGAASGSRWGVKGSEDLGGGMQAIFTLENGFEPDTGKAAQSGRLFGRQAWVGLSGSWGTLTAGRQYSPAYNVEFANEPFGWANVYESGFIYDNYMGGNRWDNSILYQQKAGHFSGTLMVGFGEQAGATRNGSKQGGSITYELGPAAVSAGYQQTHDVNGVVDHKVWTAGGYYPIGALKLFLSYLNHRSDLTLQKNDVWATGASYGLTPAVELYGGFYYDRQREQRGNKRTVVGMFNYKLSKRTNVYLQADYSKIDAGYVTNMFDVYAFPVSKDASGAITGFVKTRASAMVGVRHQF, encoded by the coding sequence ATGAAATTACGCTGCATCATCAGCGGCTGCGTCGCCGCATTGGCCAGCCAGGCGGCTGACGCACAATCCACCATCACCCTCTACGGCCGCATCGATACCGGCGTCCGCTACAGCAGCAATCAGGATATCGCCGGCGGCAAATTGCTGGAGCTGACGTCCGGCGCCGCCAGCGGCAGCCGCTGGGGCGTAAAGGGCAGCGAAGACTTGGGCGGCGGGATGCAGGCCATCTTCACGCTGGAGAATGGCTTCGAACCCGATACCGGCAAAGCTGCGCAGAGCGGCCGCCTGTTCGGCCGCCAGGCATGGGTAGGCCTGTCTGGCAGTTGGGGTACGTTGACGGCTGGCCGCCAGTACAGCCCCGCGTATAACGTCGAGTTCGCCAACGAGCCCTTCGGATGGGCCAATGTCTATGAATCCGGCTTCATCTACGATAACTATATGGGCGGCAATCGCTGGGACAATTCAATCCTGTATCAACAAAAGGCCGGTCATTTCTCTGGTACGTTGATGGTAGGGTTCGGCGAACAAGCCGGCGCCACTCGCAATGGCAGCAAGCAAGGTGGCAGCATCACTTATGAGCTCGGACCTGCGGCCGTCAGCGCCGGTTACCAGCAGACGCATGACGTCAACGGCGTGGTAGATCACAAAGTCTGGACCGCCGGCGGCTACTATCCGATCGGCGCCTTGAAACTCTTTCTCAGCTATCTCAACCATCGCAGCGATCTGACGCTGCAAAAGAACGACGTCTGGGCCACCGGCGCATCCTATGGCTTGACGCCAGCAGTGGAGCTGTATGGCGGCTTCTATTACGATCGACAGCGCGAACAGAGAGGCAACAAGCGCACGGTTGTCGGGATGTTCAACTACAAACTATCCAAGCGCACCAACGTCTACCTGCAGGCCGATTACAGCAAGATCGACGCCGGCTACGTCACCAATATGTTCGATGTCTACGCCTTCCCGGTCAGCAAGGACGCCAGCGGCGCCATCACCGGTTTCGTCAAGACCCGCGCCAGCGCCATGGTCGGCGTGCGGCATCAGTTCTGA